CTCGGCCGGTGGGAATTGCGTGCCGTCGGCGCCGACGGGGAACGGCCCGTAGGTCACCCCCTTGAGGAAGAACTTGGCGTCGCCGGTGAAGAAGAACTTGCCCTCGACCCGGACCCGCTCGAGCGCCGCCGCCCGGAGCGTCTTCGGCCGCGGCTCGACCAGCCGCAACGCCGGCGCCGACGCGTTCGATGCCTCCCGCGCTGTGCCGTCCTCAGCCCGCACGACGATCGCGTCTTCTTCGTTCAATGCCATTCTCGTCCCGACCCCGAAGCCAAATGTGCGCCCGCATTCCCCGGTTCCCCGACCGGCACCCAGATACCGGTGTGAAAGAGCCTTTCCGACACCGGATTGTCAAATACCGAACGGTTTCTTCCCCGGCCGTTATTCCCGCGCGAGCGAAAGTCCCGCTGTTTTCCTGTCGTCATGGCCGGGCTTGACCCGGCCATCCACGCCTATCGGCCAGCCGCCGTTCGGCGGAAAAACGTGGATCCCCGGGTCAAGCCCGGGGATGACGGATGAGTGGGTGATCTGCCGTCTTTCTCCCTACTTCCCCCGCTGATGCCAGGCCCAGGCGGTGCGGATGATGCTGTCGATGTCGGACATCACCGGCTTCCAGCCGAGCAGCTGGTTGGCTTTCGCGGGATTGGCGACGAGCTCCGGCGGGTCGCCGGCCCGGCGGCCGACCTCGCGCCGCGGCACTTTGCACCCGGTCACGCGCTCGACCGCGTCGATCACCTCGCGCACGGAATTGCCGGTGCCGGTGCCGAGATTGAGCTGGGTCGTCTCCCCGCCGTCGAACAGATAGGCGAGCGCCTTCACATGAGCGTCGGCCAGGTCCTGGACATGGATGTAGTCGCGGATGGCAGTGCCGTCCGGCGTCGGGTAGTCGGTGCCGTAGACGTCGATCGCAGCACGCCGGCCCGACGCGGCGTCGAGGATGAGCGGGATCAGATGGGTTTCCGGATCGTGCTCCTCGCCGATCTGGCCTTCTGGATCGGCGCCGCAGGCGTTGAAATAGCGCAGCGAGACCGAGCGGATGCCGTGAGCCGGCCCGTACCAATGGAGCGCCCGCTCGATCATGAGCTTGGTTTCGCCATAGGGGTTGATCGGCCGCTGCAGCGTCTCCTCGGTGATCGGCATCCGGTCGGGCATGCCATAGGTCGCACAAGTCGACGAGAACACGATCTGCTTGACGCCGGTCGCGCGCATGGCGTCGAGGATCGACAGCGACCCCATCACGTTGTTGTGAAAATAGATTTCCGGCTTGGTCACGGATTCGCCGACATAGGCGAAGGCGGCGAAATGGACGATGGCCTCGATCGCCTCGTCCCGGATCACCTGCTCGAGCTTGGCAGTGTCGAGGATGTCGCCCTCGACGAACGGGCCCCATTGGACCGCGTGGCGATGGCCGTAGACCAGGTTGTCGTAGGTCACGGGGCGATAGCCGGCCCGCGCCAGGGCTTTGGCGGTGTGACTGCCGATATAGCCGGCGCCGCCGGTCACCAGGATGTTTTTCGCCATCAGTCTCGTCGATCCTCTGGAAGGATTGCGTCCCGCGCCGCCGATCCGTCCCGACCGACAACGGGCCAACCGGCCGGTTTCTTCCCAACCGGGCCGAGCAGGGCCGAGAGGCTCTTTCTCACGATCGCCCGCCCCGTCGCCAGCCCTTTCGATGCCGTCTGAAAATGTCACGCTGCAGTGCGGAATTTTCCCGGAGGTGGCAGCGTTGTTGGCCGGTACCCCGCGCTCCTGCCCGGGCCCGACCAGCCCCGGTCGGGCCTCTGCCGGTTGTTTTTCCGGTGGAATGCTCAGCGGATTTTGCTTGGCGGGCGGGTGTGTGATGGGGCATGTCGGAGCGGGTGTCGGCGATTGGCCTCCGGGGCGGTTGGCCCGGAGGCGGGTGGCCGGGTGCCCGGGTTAGCGCGAGGAGAATGAGATGCGGATTGCGGTCATCGGGACGGGGTATGTCGGTCTCGTCTCTGGGGCTTGCTTCTCGGAGTTCGGCACGTCGGTGGTGTGCGTCGACAAGGACGCCTCCAAGATCGAGCGGATCAATCGGGGCGAGATGCCGATCTACGAGCCGGGCCTGGACGATCTGGTGGCGCGCAACGTGAAGGAGGGGCGGCTCGAGTTCTCGACGGACTTGGCGGCGTCGGTCAAGGGCGTGGACGCGGTGTTCATCGCGGTCGGCACGCCGTCCCGGCGCGGCGACGGCCATGCCGATCTCTCCTATGTGTTCGCGGCGGCCGAGGAGATCGCCAAGGCGCTCGACGGCTATGCCGCGATC
This genomic interval from Aliidongia dinghuensis contains the following:
- the galE gene encoding UDP-glucose 4-epimerase GalE, which translates into the protein MAKNILVTGGAGYIGSHTAKALARAGYRPVTYDNLVYGHRHAVQWGPFVEGDILDTAKLEQVIRDEAIEAIVHFAAFAYVGESVTKPEIYFHNNVMGSLSILDAMRATGVKQIVFSSTCATYGMPDRMPITEETLQRPINPYGETKLMIERALHWYGPAHGIRSVSLRYFNACGADPEGQIGEEHDPETHLIPLILDAASGRRAAIDVYGTDYPTPDGTAIRDYIHVQDLADAHVKALAYLFDGGETTQLNLGTGTGNSVREVIDAVERVTGCKVPRREVGRRAGDPPELVANPAKANQLLGWKPVMSDIDSIIRTAWAWHQRGK